A genomic stretch from Patescibacteria group bacterium includes:
- a CDS encoding prepilin-type N-terminal cleavage/methylation domain-containing protein — MKYGFTLIELLVVSGITLLLVAAAFPIYSNLQVSSQLNEGAAQLIQNLRLMRTMSAARLHNIPHGIYFDSNPTGPDRYVVFQGTSYAAREQGYDRVVQLDSAISLAPSLTQGSQEIVFSNTFALPSATGTVILTHSVSGARTLSINGAGKAEYE, encoded by the coding sequence ATGAAGTACGGTTTTACGCTTATTGAGCTTTTGGTCGTGAGCGGCATCACTCTTCTATTGGTGGCAGCAGCATTTCCCATCTATTCAAATCTTCAGGTAAGTTCGCAACTCAACGAAGGAGCAGCTCAACTTATACAAAATCTGAGGCTTATGCGTACCATGAGCGCAGCACGCCTTCATAACATTCCTCATGGGATCTATTTTGATAGTAATCCTACCGGTCCCGATCGCTATGTTGTTTTTCAGGGGACATCCTATGCGGCACGAGAACAGGGCTATGACCGAGTTGTGCAGTTGGATTCTGCAATCTCACTTGCGCCATCATTAACCCAAGGATCTCAGGAAATTGTTTTTTCAAATACATTCGCTCTTCCTTCGGCTACGGGAACAGTTATTCTCACGCATAGCGTATCAGGTGCTCGCACACTTTCTATTAATGGCGCAGGTAAAGCTGAATATGAATAA
- a CDS encoding type II secretion system F family protein has protein sequence MVKKTKKNPLTMSLGGVSLSQRTLLARHLAIMLKSGLSITEALHIVQDSAHGTLKFVLDNVSRSVTAGRSFADALSDHKKVFSGLFVSAVRAGEVSGTLETNLEHLALQLEKDRAVISKVKGALIYPIIVLIATLVLGLVIAFFVLPQITPLFTGLRMELPITTQWLIAFSKLVEQHGTVLLVGVIGGIIFLAWLLKRRFIRPYTHWFFLRIPIVKQITQAANLARFSRTLGMLLKSGLRIDEALDIMKQTLENFYYKSAMQELGIRVTKGSALHEILDQYPILFPSVLVHMVRVGEESGKLEDTLLYLGEYYEAEVDSATKALSTVIEPALLIFIGLAVAFLALSIITPIYNITGGVKK, from the coding sequence ATGGTAAAAAAAACCAAAAAAAACCCTCTTACCATGTCACTTGGCGGCGTTTCGCTTTCCCAGCGAACGTTATTGGCGCGGCACCTTGCAATTATGCTGAAGTCAGGGCTTTCAATCACCGAAGCTTTGCATATCGTGCAAGATTCTGCGCATGGAACATTGAAGTTCGTTCTCGATAATGTTTCTCGTTCTGTTACTGCAGGCAGATCATTTGCCGATGCACTCTCAGATCATAAAAAGGTATTTTCTGGGTTATTTGTCAGTGCTGTGCGCGCCGGAGAAGTATCAGGCACACTCGAAACGAATCTTGAGCACCTTGCATTGCAGCTGGAAAAAGATCGTGCAGTTATTTCGAAAGTGAAAGGCGCGCTCATTTATCCCATTATCGTACTTATAGCAACGCTTGTATTGGGTCTTGTGATAGCATTCTTTGTGTTGCCGCAAATCACGCCGCTGTTTACCGGACTTCGGATGGAATTGCCGATTACGACACAATGGCTTATTGCTTTTTCAAAGCTTGTTGAGCAGCACGGAACAGTGCTTCTTGTTGGTGTTATTGGCGGTATTATTTTTTTGGCATGGCTGCTGAAGCGGCGTTTTATTCGCCCCTATACGCATTGGTTTTTTCTGCGGATTCCAATCGTCAAGCAAATTACGCAAGCGGCAAATCTTGCCAGATTTTCAAGAACACTCGGAATGTTGTTGAAAAGCGGACTGCGCATTGATGAAGCGCTTGATATTATGAAACAGACTCTTGAAAATTTCTATTATAAATCTGCAATGCAAGAGCTTGGCATCCGCGTTACAAAAGGAAGCGCACTTCATGAGATATTGGATCAATATCCTATTCTTTTTCCTTCGGTTCTTGTTCATATGGTGCGCGTTGGAGAGGAGTCGGGCAAGCTTGAGGATACGCTGCTCTACCTCGGAGAATATTATGAAGCAGAAGTGGATAGCGCAACAAAAGCGCTCTCAACTGTCATAGAACCAGCTCTCCTTATTTTCATAGGCCTTGCAGTGGCATTTTTGGCTCTCTCAATTATTACTCCAATTTACAATATTACAGGAGGGGTAAAAAAATGA
- a CDS encoding GspE/PulE family protein, with translation MARMSSEEKCIAIMIRKDIVSKDDVLALKKSIKGTKQDLFPALLEQNNLSEEKLGAQLGKALGVPFVDLVKETIEENVFYLIPQIVSEASGVVAFGRGAEGIRVGMIDPEDLSMRHLLEKRFGEPIIVYVITPKGLAKAVAQYKGSLIEVFKGIYQRIKNLSLSREERDSAIVELVDSIVHYGYKNRVSDIHVEPSSRRILVRFRIDGVMHDVLEMPKELTELIVTRIKILSRMRTDEHRAAQDGKFRFATDGETIDVRVSVVPVTYGENVVMRLLSSKAQQFNLNDLGFSENDLKKTQRAIRKPYGMILVTGPTGSGKTTTVYAILKILNKRDVHIITIEDPVEYDIEGINQIQVNAKTNLTFATGLRSILRQDPDIILVGEIRDEETAGIAINSAMTGHLVLSTLHANDSATTLPRLLDMNIEPFLLASTVNIVIAQRLVRKICEKCRESYTITPEEKRLIEDETLLKERILAHNVKSIAHIQWYRGKGCALCSQTGYRGRLGIYEVMQLDDILREAILRRASSEELMDAAVKGGMTTMLDDGIDKIFLGITTFQEVIRVTRT, from the coding sequence GAGCACAGCTTGGCAAAGCTCTTGGTGTTCCCTTTGTTGATCTTGTCAAAGAAACAATTGAAGAAAATGTTTTTTATCTCATTCCCCAAATTGTTTCAGAAGCAAGCGGAGTTGTAGCGTTTGGCAGAGGAGCGGAGGGTATTCGAGTGGGAATGATCGATCCGGAAGATCTTTCTATGCGGCATCTTCTTGAGAAGCGGTTTGGCGAACCCATTATTGTCTATGTCATCACTCCCAAAGGGCTTGCAAAAGCAGTGGCGCAATACAAGGGCAGCTTGATAGAGGTATTTAAAGGCATCTATCAGCGCATAAAAAACCTTTCGCTTTCCCGTGAAGAACGAGACAGTGCCATTGTTGAGCTTGTAGATTCGATCGTCCACTATGGTTACAAAAATCGCGTATCAGACATCCATGTCGAACCGTCTTCTCGAAGAATTCTTGTGCGATTCCGCATCGATGGCGTTATGCACGATGTTTTGGAAATGCCAAAAGAACTAACCGAGCTGATTGTAACACGCATTAAAATTCTTTCCCGAATGCGTACCGATGAACATCGAGCAGCTCAAGATGGAAAATTCCGTTTTGCTACCGATGGCGAAACAATCGATGTCCGCGTATCGGTTGTGCCCGTAACCTATGGAGAAAATGTCGTCATGCGCCTTCTTTCCAGTAAAGCTCAGCAGTTTAATCTCAATGATTTGGGATTTTCTGAAAATGATCTTAAAAAAACTCAGCGCGCTATTCGAAAACCCTATGGCATGATCTTGGTGACAGGACCAACCGGCAGCGGTAAAACCACCACGGTATACGCTATTTTAAAAATTCTCAATAAACGGGATGTTCATATTATTACCATTGAAGATCCTGTGGAATATGATATTGAAGGCATCAATCAGATCCAAGTAAATGCCAAAACCAATCTGACTTTTGCCACCGGGCTGCGTTCTATTTTGCGCCAAGATCCGGATATTATTTTAGTCGGTGAAATTCGCGATGAAGAAACAGCCGGCATTGCTATCAACTCTGCAATGACGGGGCATTTGGTGCTCTCAACGCTCCACGCAAATGATTCTGCAACAACACTGCCCCGACTTCTCGATATGAATATTGAACCGTTCTTGTTGGCAAGTACGGTGAATATTGTGATTGCTCAACGTTTGGTGAGAAAAATATGCGAAAAGTGTCGCGAATCGTACACCATAACACCGGAAGAAAAACGGCTTATCGAAGATGAAACACTTCTTAAAGAACGCATCCTTGCCCATAACGTAAAGTCTATCGCTCACATCCAATGGTACCGTGGAAAGGGATGTGCTCTTTGCAGCCAAACGGGGTATCGCGGGCGCTTAGGTATTTACGAGGTCATGCAGCTTGATGATATTCTTCGCGAAGCAATCCTGCGCCGCGCTTCAAGTGAGGAACTCATGGATGCTGCTGTGAAGGGTGGCATGACAACAATGCTGGATGATGGCATTGATAAAATATTTTTGGGCATCACGACTTTTCAGGAGGTGATTCGAGTTACCCGCACATAA